In Fusarium oxysporum f. sp. lycopersici 4287 chromosome 9, whole genome shotgun sequence, the genomic stretch TGGTACGCAGTCTCGGGTAACCGATAGTGTGTAATCGCGGAGGCTATCCCCAGCGAGTCGTCGAGTGAGAGACTTGAGAACTTCCAATGTGCCCCAGATGGTATCTTCTATTTCGCCATTTCGAACCTCGTATTTCAAGCTGCCCCATATTTGGTTGGCGTAGGGAGCAATTGCCTTCTGTGGATGGCTGTACTCATCGAGACAAGCTTGCATGGTTTTGAGGATATCGAGCTGGATTTGGTCAGCTGAATTTCTCTTTTTAAAGAATGGGGCTTACTAACCTTGACATTGACCGTTACAGCATCTCCCTGATCCAGTTTGCCCAAAAGGAACGGAAAGACCTTATCAGCTAATAAGTGGTTTGCTGAAAAGCACTTTCGCAGTTGTAGCTTCAACTCTTCAGGGGTAATTGCAACCTGAGATGCTCTAGGGAGCGAAATGGGGAAGTATGGCTTGAAAACACCATACACCTCCTCCAATACATCTTGAGAGACTGTATACTCAGACATGAACAATCTCAAGATATCAAACCACATCATCAAACACTCAGGGTCTCGCTCACTTCTGCACAGTTGAATCAAGTCGAGCATAAAGCCAGCAGACGAGCCATGTGTGTTCTGTAAGTCGCTGGCGACACCAGGAGTTGTCATGAGTAGTCGTATGAGCTCGTAGATTTCGAGTCTGGTCTTAGATACTTGGCGTGGGAAGTCGTCCTTGAGGGAGCACACTTTCTGGATAATGTCGTGTCCCATGTGCCGTTGGAAGGACTTCATGGCGACTATCCTAGATAGAGCGCTTGCGGAGGGCATAATTCCAGCTTTATGATCGACCTCGAACATGGCTCCGAAGAAGCTGACCAATAGTTTCACTGATCAATTGTTAGACGAAATCGTAGTCATGTTTTGTACATGAGCTTACCTTGACTGGGTTTCAGAATATCATTGCTTAGGAAATCCAACGTCCGTGATAGAAACTCAAGCGCTATTACAGTTAGACATGACCGGTGCCACGATGTATGAACCGAGACTCACCCTTTGCCCTCGCCGTCCAATCTGGTGTCTCATTCTCGGCCTCATTACCACCACCTGGCATCCAAGGTTGCACAGCTTCGACCCATCGAGCTACAGGGTTTGTATTGGCCGCTGCAGTTTGAATCTCTAGACAAAGTCAGAACATCTTCATTTAGCAGGGATGGACTAAAGTACCGTtggcagccttcttggctaTCGCTGTCTGTTGCCCCTCATTGTCGGCCAGAACAAATTCAAGAGCCCACTGCCTAAAGTCCGCCATCGTGGACAATTTGAGACTGCACAGTCCCTTTAATCGTCTTTTAGGATGTAAAAAGCCGACAAATCGCCCAATACCACACAATCTGTATAGCGAAACTTGCAACTTTGCCCCTCGAGTTTGCGATAGTGAAGTGGCAGAAAGTTGATGCCCACCAAAAGCGGTGAAATTGTATGGCGGGGTAGTTGAGCACTGTAGTTGGCTTTCTGCACAGTGATGTCAAAGTAAGAAAATAATATGAGAGACGTTGTGAAATAAGGCCCGGATTCTTTGGTATATCCTGGGTTTCGAGGTTTTTGATATAAGTCTTATCAGATTGGTCCAATTGCTGAAGCCCTCTTTGTCATCATGCCAAACTCCGAAGCCGGCCATCGACCTCAACGGAGATGTCCCGTCATTCCGCAGACACGGCCCCACTACAGTATTTCTTAAGTGACGACAGCGAATTTTGGTGGTCAACCCCTGTATTTCTTTCTCCGTCATCGACCTTCAAAACACATCAACACAGCTGAGCCCGACACGTCCACAGGTGGCTTGTCGACTCAATTGACCTTCAGCATGGCCTCACTACGAATTCCTGCCCTTCGCCGGCTTGTAGCCGCTCCCATACGCACCACCCGAGCTATCAACCAGCGACGATGGGCTCAAGTTCACGATATTCGCTTCCTCGCGACAACCCAACCTTCGCAAGCCGTCGTCGAGAAGTACAAAGAGAAGCTGAACCAGAAGGCTCAAAAAGAGGGCCTCCAGAGCATCGACCAGCTCAAGGCAGCTTACGCTGACAAAATTGATGCTGAGCGTCGAAAGAGTGGTATTGAGATTCCAGTTGGAACAATTCCTCAAGCACCCGAAACACCAGTTGTTCAACCTAACGCCGACAACCCCCCTGGACAAGACCAACCAACCAGAGACCCTCGCGATCCTCCTACcactcctcctcaacatcctccagCCGGCTCGGATAAGCCTGCTATTAAGACTCTAAATGACATCATTGACCTCCCCAAGGCACGGGAGCTTCCAGAGAAGGAGCTTACAGCTATCTGGCGTCTACGACATGCCTCATCTGAGCAGAACCTCTGTGCTGTAATCCCGATGTCTACATACAAGGCCATGGAGGACGCTGCACGAACAGCACCTCAATTCGTCCTCCCAGTGCCTCATCCCTCCCAAGGCGCAGAGATTCACTTCCTGCAGTGGACCTTTGATGCCGCGTCCAAGACTAGCACTGTTTTGTTCACCCAGCTTGCTGAATACAAGAACAGAGGCGAGTTTGCGCAGCCTCACACTACCATCACGCACCACCTCGACCTTGCCGATGAGCGAGGTCTGGTTTTGATGCAGGGTCAGGTCCTGCCTGACCGAGGTGTTACACCAGAGAACGCCAAGTGGCTACTCATGTCTCTACAGCGATTCTACGGTGGTTGGGATGGTGAGGAAGTCGAGCTGACTGGTGAGCGTAAGGATAGGGCTGGGGAGCGAAAGAAGCTGCTGAACTGGTTCGCAGCTGGCGATTCAAGATTCAGCGTTGATAAGCTGCTGGAGGAGGCTGAGCGCATGGGTTAAGTATGGGGCATTCAGTTTCAACCACGAGTTTCGCACCATGGTTTTGTGTTATTACAGGCAAAGAGCGCGACATCCACCTATGAAAGGCAATGAATTGTAGAATATACGACTAGTGTACAAGATAATTTAAACACCTACCACGTCCTACGAAACTCTCTCGTTTGCCATGATCTCGTTTCTTTGATATAAAGAGGTTGTAGACTTGCTACTAAGCACTGCAATTGATGCAGGCGCTgtaattagtataagagatCATGTTAACTTAATCCATGTTTAAAATAGCATGTCTGAACTCGTTGCCTCGGTATTCAACATAACATGTACCAACCTCAACGCCATCCAAACAACACCACCGCCCCATAGCGAAATTCAACTCGAGGTATCTGAAAGTGCTGATGTTCGCAAAGCCAAGCAGAGGTATCCATAACATGATATCAATCCATATATGCTCCAATCCGTATATCCTTTTTGTGTTCCATGTATATCCGCATCCCTCTTTCATCTCCGTGTATTAGTTCGTGTCTATCGTTATGTCTCTTTGAACACTTTCTAAGTCTCGCCGCTACTGCTCGATTGGCACTCCTCTACCACATCTTCTTTGACAGACAGTTTCTCCTTTTCTGGTAGCACCGCCTCACAACCTTCAGGGACGCGGCAAATATCGCGTGCATTGCATGTCTTCCATAGAACCTCACGTACTTCTTTGAAAACCTGATCGACCGCATCCATCGCCCAGATGACATCTAGATGTTCGTATTCAGGAATCACCTTGCTGTGGACCAAGTTGACATGAGGCTCGCGGCCCTTCTCAAACCGCCGGAGCAGTTTCCTTCCGTCAACAAGATCGTCGTTACCACAAACCCACATAGCCATAGGTGGTGCTTGTTTGTTGTACCACGCGGTAGAGCCCTTGGGATGTTTTCGATGAGCTTCGAGCGCCGATGAGGTCCTTGGTGTCACGGGCCGTCCATCTCCCTTGGAATCCATGTGCTCCTCAGCTCTAACAATCTCTTTCGTCGACAAGATACATTTGTGCTTGGCAAAGCACTCTCGGCCAAGCCACCATCGCATAGACTCGGCGCTGACGTAAACAGGCGCAAACTGGAACATGCGATTGCGAAGACCACGATCCCAACGGGCGTCAGTCCAGTCAAACAGAAACGAGAAGACTTTGTAACCAAGCCAGCCATATAGACGGGGATCCAACAGTTTGTGCATCTGCATCATGAAAGGAATAAATGCATGGATGCCAAACATGAGACGAAATAGACCTGGCGAAATGATTCGCATGAACTTGAAGTACATTTTGCCGATTAACGGGCCAGCATATGCGGCTGGGGCGAGAGCGCAGAATACGGTCAGCTTCTCGCCCAGCTCAGGTCGCTGTTCTTTGGCCAAAGCGACAAAGGTTTGAGTTGTACCTTGGGAGTGGCAGATAAGTCCAATCTTTTCGAAACCCGTCTCTGTGATGACCCGCGACGTCAACGCGGGAAGATCGAAAACACCCATCTGTCTAATATTCCAGCACCACATCCTCGGGTCGTTGTACTCAAGCAGTGCATGCTTGGGCTTGAACCCACAACGGTTGTTGCCAAGCCACACGTCATAGCCAGACTTGCACAGCCAAAAAGCGAGAGAGTCGTCATCATTACAGCAATAAGCACCCGAGCTTTGTAGGAGGCCATGCATGAGCAGCACGGGGAACTTTGGCTTCTGTGATGGgtctttgagcttcttcctctgggATTGGAATACTTCTGGCCCTCGATCGGACCTCAAGCTTTCCTCCAATTCGGTATACTCTTTGGGGTCGTAAACATGCCATAAGTCAATTATGAATCCGTCTTCGGTCTGAACCTCAAATGTCTCAACGTCTAGACCAACTCTGCGCGCATAATATGCGACGTCACAGATGATTGGGTCTGGTCCGCCTTCGGTTGGTGGGAATTCCTCAGCATTTTCCATCCTGTCTAGCGTTCGTCCGTTTGGTGATTTTTGCTTCCAAGACTTTTCTTGCTCGCGTCTTGCTTGAGCTCTgcgtttctcttcttcatagAACGGCCTATCAGAATCAGGATCGCGAAAAGTCAGCCGGTACCAGATGTTCTTCCAGATCATGGGTATCGTCGTAAACAATGAGCCCAAGACGATAACGCCGAGAAATGCCAGACTGAGAAAGAATGCGCTGATTCGAAAGAACATGCATTGAAGATTGCGCAACATATTGGGAGGTCCATATAGCGGCAGTGGAGGGAAGAGAGGATTGGTATGAGAAGGGGGTGTTTGTTTTCGCAAtgtgctgttgctgttggacTTTTGTAGAGATGCGCCATTCTGTTCTGAAGGCAACTGAACAACCTTTTTTTGCTCGGGGTTTGCGTTCTCGACATTGGATATTTTCTCCTTGGTTTCGTTTCCTGCTTTGATTTCGACACTCTCAGGCTCGccttgaagctcttcccTCAGGACATTGAGCTTATGCGCCTCCTGCAATGGCACACCCGGGAGTCGTTTTCCATCTGAAGTAATGATAACAGGGTCATGAGGCGTAACAAATTGTGCTTCGATGGCAACTCCGGGGTCTTCGCCGGTTGGATGTTGGTGTGAGAGCTTCTCAGCTTGTTGTGTGAATTGGACGGCTGTCTCGGCTAGTTTCTTGCCAACGACTTTAGGGTGATGCTCCTGCGTCGCAGTTGACGAGCCATGCTGTTGTTGTGTCATAGTTTCTATGCAATTATCAATTATGATGGCCGACTCGGCCAGTAAAGAATGTGTAGGTACCAGATGATAATGTGGCTATGGCTGTGCAGAACAAGTAGTCAAGCGATTGGACGACTGCCGGCCTTGAGATGCGCTGTGGAAGAGAGACCTACTGTTCAGGGAACAATTCGCATGTTGGACAGGGAATTATAAAGGATTACGGAGATATAAATCCAGGACGGATATCGCCAGTGCGAAAACAGGTCAAGGATCGATAAAAAGAGGGTGGGATCATAAGGAGAATAGATCAGATGGTGTACGTCCAATATTCCACTTAACGGACAGACCGATTGTTGACTTCAGTCTCGGTTGTTATGCGGTGTATAAGGGACTGGCGTGATGATAAGAAACTGTCTAGACCGaggtcttttcttttgtgATGGTtaaaaagaaggaaaaagcCGTttcaaactcatcaaacaGGCCAGCAACGTTTAATCATGGGAAGTGACAGGGCAATCAACTGTGAATGGTCACTAAGATAGAGTTGCGTCATGGGAGGTCGATAGGAGCAGAGTTTTGGCCAGACAGCCGGATTTGTGGCGGGAACTGAGACTTTGATGAGCGATGATCCTTGCTGAAAAGCATGTGAAGGCTGTCAAAAGGGGTCTAAGAGATCATCTAATTTGCGTTCTCAGCTGTATGTTTTGGGTGATCATGCTGCAATAGAATTGATATGCACTGCCAACGGCCAAGAATTGATGATGCGTATAACATTCTGGATCTGAGTACTGTTTGCTTATACGATTGGGGAAATGATAAGAGCGTATTCGCGTCGTAAACGACCAGACATCCATGATGTATGACTTCGTTTTCGTCCATATGATGCTGATACTGAAGATACGTGAATAAAATAGACCTGAACAAGTAGAGCCAAATTATGCCGCTTGTGTCATTCCTCATGCAAGATAAGCTATTTTCAGCTCCTGTTGATCTTGTGCTGTGCTTCGTTTCTCCAATTGAAGCGTTGCAGGGTCTCGCCACAAATCGACCAACCCTGGACTTGGCTTTTTACCCCAGGTTGGAGACGCTGGAGACGCTGGGCTCTGGAGTTGCTGACTGATACCCGCCTGTAGATTAGGTAGCAGACTGAGGGAAAACTTAGGATCTTCATCCTAgatgacaaaaagacttagaTGAACTATCCCAAGCTTAGGGGGCTatttgatgagtttattttggcatcttTTATTCAAGATCTTatgttttcttgctccctgagggcAGATTACCTACGTCGCTGTTGCACGACGCTTCTCCGCGTTCGGGGCACCTCACAGGCATCTCGGTCTCGGTACGTACCTCGGAGCGGCAGAGACCCCGTGTCGCACCTACCAACCTTAGCCAAAGCTGGGAGAAGCCGAGGCAGGCCACTGTTGCTGCTTCGGTCGCTCTGAGCCGCTGCCGAGCTCCAAAGCCACCTCCAATTTCTAATCTCAACCTCACAGtagcttcatcctcatccccttggggtttctttttttttttttttttttttgtttaCGCGCAATTGTATACTCGAGATTGCTCtttcttgtttgtttgtCCAGGCCTTGCGACTTTACCAATTGAAGGACTCCCAGAGCGATGCAGTGATCCCCGCGTTTGCGCTTCGAGCTTCCTGTAACAATATCGTCCTCCGCAACCTTTACCACATTCCCTCAAGCTTgactccttctcaagatggCGTCCTCTTCAAAGTCAGCTTTGACTTCAAACAGGCGGAGGAACCGCAGACGTCGTCAGGACAAGCCTGCCATTGCTGCAAAACTGGTGCTTGACGATCATATTAAGAGCGATGTCGGCATAGTATCCGAAGACATCTTTCGAGATCTCTTCCCCCATCTAGGTAACGGTAAGTGAAGCACATCTTTCATTACAGGTCAATACTAGAACGAAATCTCAGCTCAACTCTACCAAGGCGCTACCGAAGACATCCACCACATTGCGATCGCTCCGTGGATACCCAATGCCAACCCTACCGACAGTCCGTGGTCAATTGTACCCATTATCGAGTCTTCTGCACTCGCGCCCTCGACCATCCGATTCTCACCGTCTTCTGCCTCCTTACAAAGCTTTGCTGTGACGCTACAACAAATCGCGCCATCCAAGCTATCAAGTCACAGCCGCGGCGGAATTGAGATTCTCGTGCTTGACGTGGCGCCCGTTCCTCTCGAGACCGTTTTCGTGAGCCTGGAGAGTGAATTGACGAAAAGACTGGAGAATGGGGAGGGTACCTTCTTCCGAGATCACCCTGCCAGCTCCAAGGCGAAAGGGGCCGATTCAACACCAGATGGGCGCCTTGTGACTTCTCTGAGAGCTGCCCTGAGCAGTCTAAAGGTTGTACATGCGGGCGATCTATTTCCACTTCCTCTTCCGCCGCACCCTCTTACACACGTGCCTCCGAACCCTGGAAAGATCATGCTGTGCGAGCCTGTTGCCCAAGGTGTTTTAACGGAGTCAACCAAGATTATTCTTATGCGCGGCCGTGTCCATACCAAGCAGATACGTCGCGTTGCTTCGATGACCGCTAGCCAACAGCTTAATGGTGTTcccgaggatgaggatgataccAGCAACGACCAGTTCTACTCTGCAGCTGAGGATCGCGATAAGTCAGGAATGACAACCGAGGATATGGAGTCCGCAACCGAAACTGAGCCAGATATGTCTGATTTCGACAACGAGGACGAATTGTCAGATGATTCTATGGACGATATGATTTCTTTGCAAGCACCAACTTTGCCCACAACCAATGCCAGCGGTGTATCAACACTACAGCCAGGCACGCCTATGACAGTTGGAACTCTTCGTGGCAGGAAAACAAATGGAATTGCAACGCCTGGCTCCGTTTTCTCCAATTTTACTGCGACCACTGCTCGACCAGACCGCCCTCGAGGTCGTCTTTTCAAGGCCCAGGGTCTGATGGAACAAATTCCGACAGACCTTTTGCACCCGAAGCCATCTCTagaagacgacgaggaagCGCGAATCTACGTCGATGTGACATCGTTAAGCCGAATTGGATGTTTTTCTGGAGATTGGGTAAGAATAGAAGCTGCAGAGGAACCCCCTGCAAATGGATTTGGTGCATTTGGCCTCGGAAGTTTTGGTCAAGTTGAGTCGGAGCCTGCGAAATGGCGACCCGTTCGAGTCTACGGTCTTCCTGAAGGGTATTCGCAACGGCCAATGACTAGAATACCCAGTGCTAAACATGGTGAGAGAAGATTGTCATTCTTCGAATCCCAGATTCAGCGGCCAGCCAGTCCCACTGCCTATGCCTCACCAATACTCTTGGCCAATCTTGACGATGCACCCTATCTACGTCTTGCGCCCCTGAAAAAGGCATCGTATCAAGGCAAGGGAACAATTCCTCGATTTACTAGTGCAGCTCGTCCCCCCTACGCTCGAGATATTACTATCCACCACATTCGAACTCCCATCTCTGCAGAGCGAGCTTTCCAAACCGCCGTTCTAGGTGGGCTCAAACGATACTTCGCACAGAAAATCCGCCTTGTTCGAAGCGGCGATCTTATCGCTGTCCCAGTCGACGCTGAGCTTGGCCGTACGCTCCAAGAAATGCCTGGTGCAGGAGGATCCGAAGTGGACGATGTGATGGCGCTTACTGCTGGTGGACAGGAGGGAGGAAAGCAACCCTCCAAGTTCGACAGCGTAGCATGGTTCAAGGTTGGACATATTCAAATTCAGAAAGcggatgaggacgaagatggaAGCGCCGAGGCTTTCTGGGGATCAGTTGCGTGCATTGATAGTTCATCTGTTGCCATGCATGGTTCAGGCTTCGAAACAAGTCGCATACCAGGTATCAAGCAGAGCACATGGCAATATTACCTTGGTCTTAAGAAGACACCAAAAAAGGCATCGGAGTCGACACCAGCTCCAATCCAGGAACCGGAGTTGCCATATGTGTCACCTCTCAGACGCCAGTTGAGGGAGTTGATTGCAGCCGCCACGAGCGCCAGAGC encodes the following:
- a CDS encoding ATP synthase mitochondrial F1 complex assembly factor 1 — encoded protein: MASLRIPALRRLVAAPIRTTRAINQRRWAQVHDIRFLATTQPSQAVVEKYKEKLNQKAQKEGLQSIDQLKAAYADKIDAERRKSGIEIPVGTIPQAPETPVVQPNADNPPGQDQPTRDPRDPPTTPPQHPPAGSDKPAIKTLNDIIDLPKARELPEKELTAIWRLRHASSEQNLCAVIPMSTYKAMEDAARTAPQFVLPVPHPSQGAEIHFLQWTFDAASKTSTVLFTQLAEYKNRGEFAQPHTTITHHLDLADERGLVLMQGQVLPDRGVTPENAKWLLMSLQRFYGGWDGEEVELTGERKDRAGERKKLLNWFAAGDSRFSVDKLLEEAERMG
- a CDS encoding peroxisomal biogenesis factor 6; amino-acid sequence: MASSSKSALTSNRRRNRRRRQDKPAIAAKLVLDDHIKSDVGIVSEDIFRDLFPHLGNGATEDIHHIAIAPWIPNANPTDSPWSIVPIIESSALAPSTIRFSPSSASLQSFAVTLQQIAPSKLSSHSRGGIEILVLDVAPVPLETVFVSLESELTKRLENGEGTFFRDHPASSKAKGADSTPDGRLVTSLRAALSSLKVVHAGDLFPLPLPPHPLTHVPPNPGKIMLCEPVAQGVLTESTKIILMRGRVHTKQIRRVASMTASQQLNGVPEDEDDTSNDQFYSAAEDRDKSGMTTEDMESATETEPDMSDFDNEDELSDDSMDDMISLQAPTLPTTNASGVSTLQPGTPMTVGTLRGRKTNGIATPGSVFSNFTATTARPDRPRGRLFKAQGLMEQIPTDLLHPKPSLEDDEEARIYVDVTSLSRIGCFSGDWVRIEAAEEPPANGFGAFGLGSFGQVESEPAKWRPVRVYGLPEGYSQRPMTRIPSAKHGERRLSFFESQIQRPASPTAYASPILLANLDDAPYLRLAPLKKASYQGKGTIPRFTSAARPPYARDITIHHIRTPISAERAFQTAVLGGLKRYFAQKIRLVRSGDLIAVPVDAELGRTLQEMPGAGGSEVDDVMALTAGGQEGGKQPSKFDSVAWFKVGHIQIQKADEDEDGSAEAFWGSVACIDSSSVAMHGSGFETSRIPGIKQSTWQYYLGLKKTPKKASESTPAPIQEPELPYVSPLRRQLRELIAAATSARAIHLKMPPVAILLTSTHRNIGKLTLASGACSDMGLHTYKIDAYDILSEGSGSGNDVKTEGFLRTRAERAMSCGPDCCALLVQHVEALTADRIESTIKEILEDTRVLIATTNEVDKVPDGVRALFTHELEMTAPDEAERESILKSIISDRGVSLEPSIDLNSIALKTAALVAGDLVDVVERASIAQQSRLEQLSAKNTHDNTIITVRDVQVAGGPLARCLTKGDFEIAVEAARKNFSDSIGAPKIPNVTWDDVGGLNNVKEAVTETIQLPLERPELFAKGMKKRSGILFYGPPGTGKTLLAKAIATEYSLNFFSVKGPELLNMYIGESEANVRRVFQRARDARPCVVFFDELDSVAPKRGNQGDSGGVMDRIVSQLLAELDGMSGGDDGGGGVFVIGATNRPDLLDPALLRPGRFDKMLYLGVSDTNDKQQTILEALTRKFTLHPSVSLASVAEKLPFTYTGADFYALCSDAMLKAVTRQATAVDNKIRAINSDPVTQHPISTAYYFDHYATPEDIAVMVQEEDFLAANDELVPSVSAGELAHYEHVRATFEGVREKEPENKPPVQRVVSGASTSSKGKGKAVASGSSKGKGKAIALTSGDEFDEEDEVDDINGRSKGKGKAPMGFQDGTASDDDGLY
- a CDS encoding peroxisomal biogenesis factor 6; this encodes MASSSKSALTSNRRRNRRRRQDKPAIAAKLVLDDHIKSDVGIVSEDIFRDLFPHLGNAQLYQGATEDIHHIAIAPWIPNANPTDSPWSIVPIIESSALAPSTIRFSPSSASLQSFAVTLQQIAPSKLSSHSRGGIEILVLDVAPVPLETVFVSLESELTKRLENGEGTFFRDHPASSKAKGADSTPDGRLVTSLRAALSSLKVVHAGDLFPLPLPPHPLTHVPPNPGKIMLCEPVAQGVLTESTKIILMRGRVHTKQIRRVASMTASQQLNGVPEDEDDTSNDQFYSAAEDRDKSGMTTEDMESATETEPDMSDFDNEDELSDDSMDDMISLQAPTLPTTNASGVSTLQPGTPMTVGTLRGRKTNGIATPGSVFSNFTATTARPDRPRGRLFKAQGLMEQIPTDLLHPKPSLEDDEEARIYVDVTSLSRIGCFSGDWVRIEAAEEPPANGFGAFGLGSFGQVESEPAKWRPVRVYGLPEGYSQRPMTRIPSAKHGERRLSFFESQIQRPASPTAYASPILLANLDDAPYLRLAPLKKASYQGKGTIPRFTSAARPPYARDITIHHIRTPISAERAFQTAVLGGLKRYFAQKIRLVRSGDLIAVPVDAELGRTLQEMPGAGGSEVDDVMALTAGGQEGGKQPSKFDSVAWFKVGHIQIQKADEDEDGSAEAFWGSVACIDSSSVAMHGSGFETSRIPGIKQSTWQYYLGLKKTPKKASESTPAPIQEPELPYVSPLRRQLRELIAAATSARAIHLKMPPVAILLTSTHRNIGKLTLASGACSDMGLHTYKIDAYDILSEGSGSGNDVKTEGFLRTRAERAMSCGPDCCALLVQHVEALTADRIESTIKEILEDTRVLIATTNEVDKVPDGVRALFTHELEMTAPDEAERESILKSIISDRGVSLEPSIDLNSIALKTAALVAGDLVDVVERASIAQQSRLEQLSAKNTHDNTIITVRDVQVAGGPLARCLTKGDFEIAVEAARKNFSDSIGAPKIPNVTWDDVGGLNNVKEAVTETIQLPLERPELFAKGMKKRSGILFYGPPGTGKTLLAKAIATEYSLNFFSVKGPELLNMYIGESEANVRRVFQRARDARPCVVFFDELDSVAPKRGNQGDSGGVMDRIVSQLLAELDGMSGGDDGGGGVFVIGATNRPDLLDPALLRPGRFDKMLYLGVSDTNDKQQTILEALTRKFTLHPSVSLASVAEKLPFTYTGADFYALCSDAMLKAVTRQATAVDNKIRAINSDPVTQHPISTAYYFDHYATPEDIAVMVQEEDFLAANDELVPSVSAGELAHYEHVRATFEGVREKEPENKPPVQRVVSGASTSSKGKGKAVASGSSKGKGKAIALTSGDEFDEEDEVDDINGRSKGKGKAPMGFQDGTASDDDGLY